The Podarcis raffonei isolate rPodRaf1 chromosome 2, rPodRaf1.pri, whole genome shotgun sequence genome window below encodes:
- the ISY1 gene encoding pre-mRNA-splicing factor ISY1 homolog, with product MARNAEKAMTALARFRQAQLEEGKVKERRPFLASECNELPKAEKWRRQIIGEISKKVAQIQNAGLGEFRIRDLNDEINKLLREKGHWEVRIKELGGPDYARIGPKMLDHEGKEVPGNRGYKYFGAAKDLPGVRELFEKEPLPPPRKTRAELMKAIDAEYYGYRDEDDGVLEPLEQEHEKKVIAEAVEKWKAEREARLARGDKEEEEEEINIYAVNDDESDEESGKEKEGEDNQQKFIAHVPVPSQQEIEEALVRRKKMELLQKYASEALMAQSEEAKRLLGL from the exons ATG GCTCGAAATGCAGAAAAGGCCAT GACGGCCTTGGCGAGATTTCGCCAAGCTCAGCTAGAAGAAGGAAAAGTTAAG GAGCGAAGGCCTTTTCTTGCTTCAGAATGTAATGAACTGCCAAAAGCTGAGAAATGGAGGCGGCAG ATTATTGGTGAAATTTCCAAGAAAGTGGCACAAATTCAAAATG ctggCTTAGGTGAATTCAGAATTCGTGACTTGAATGATGAAATTAACAAACTCCTAAGAGAAAAGGGGCACTGGGAAGTCCGGATAAAGGAGCTGGGAGGACCCGATTATGCA AGAATTGGTCCCAAAATGCTTGATCATGAAGGGAAAGAAGTTCCAGGAAACAGGGGTTACAAATATTTTGGAGCTGCTAAAGATTTGCCTGGGGTCAGAGAGCTTTTCGAAAAAGAAC CCCTTCCTCCTCCCAGGAAGACACGAGCTGAACTCATGAAGGCTATTGATGCAGAATACTATGGCTACAGAGATGAGGATGATGGTGTCCTGGAACCGTTGGAGCAGGAACATGAAAAGAAAG TTATTGCAGAAGCAGTGGAAAAatggaaagcagagagagaagcaCGGCTTGCAAGAGgtgataaagaagaagaagaggaggaaataaacatctatgcAGTAAATGATGATGAG TCTGATGAAGAAAGcggaaaggaaaaagaaggagaggaCAATCAGCAGAAGTTTATTGCTCATGTCCCAGTGCCATCACAACAAGAG ATTGAGGAAGCTCTTGTCCGAAGAAAGAAGATGGAACTTCTTCAGAAGTATGCCAGTGAAGCTCTTATGGCTCAAAGTGAAGAGGCTAAGAGACTTCTAGGACTGTAG
- the CNBP gene encoding CCHC-type zinc finger nucleic acid binding protein isoform X1, translating into MSSNECFKCGRTGHWARECPTGMGRGRGMRSRGRGFQFMSSSLPDICYRCGESGHLAKDCDLQEDEACYNCGRGGHIAKDCKEPKREREQCCYNCGKPGHLARDCDHADEQKCYSCGEFGHIQKDCTKVKCYRCGETGHVAINCSKTSEVNCYRCGESGHLARECTIEATA; encoded by the exons ATGAGCAGCAACGAGTGCTTCAAATGTGGGCGTACTGGCCATTGGGCTCGGGAGTGCCCTACTGGAATGGGTCGTGGGCGTGGAATGCGAAGCCGTGGCAGAG GCTTCCAGTTTATGTCATCATCACTCCCAGACATCTGTTATCGCTGTGGTGAATCTGGTCATCTTGCCAAGGATTGTGATCTTCAGGAGGAT GAAGCCTGCTATAACTGCGGTAGAGGTGGCCATATTGCTAAGGACTGCAAAGagcccaagagagagagagagcagtgctGCTACAACTGTGGCAAACCTGGCCACTTGGCTCGTGACTGTGACCATGCAGATGAGCAGAAGTGCTATTCTTGTGGGGAATTTGGACACATCCAAAAGGACTGCACCAAAGTGAAATGCTATAG GTGTGGTGAAACTGGCCATGTAGCCATCAACTGCAGCAAGACTAGCGAAGTCAACTGCTATCGTTGTGGCGAGTCAGGACACCTTGCACGGGAATGCACAATTGAGGCTACAGCTTAA
- the CNBP gene encoding CCHC-type zinc finger nucleic acid binding protein isoform X2 codes for MSSNECFKCGRTGHWARECPTGMGRGRGMRSRGRGFQFMSSSLPDICYRCGESGHLAKDCDLQEDACYNCGRGGHIAKDCKEPKREREQCCYNCGKPGHLARDCDHADEQKCYSCGEFGHIQKDCTKVKCYRCGETGHVAINCSKTSEVNCYRCGESGHLARECTIEATA; via the exons ATGAGCAGCAACGAGTGCTTCAAATGTGGGCGTACTGGCCATTGGGCTCGGGAGTGCCCTACTGGAATGGGTCGTGGGCGTGGAATGCGAAGCCGTGGCAGAG GCTTCCAGTTTATGTCATCATCACTCCCAGACATCTGTTATCGCTGTGGTGAATCTGGTCATCTTGCCAAGGATTGTGATCTTCAGGAGGATG CCTGCTATAACTGCGGTAGAGGTGGCCATATTGCTAAGGACTGCAAAGagcccaagagagagagagagcagtgctGCTACAACTGTGGCAAACCTGGCCACTTGGCTCGTGACTGTGACCATGCAGATGAGCAGAAGTGCTATTCTTGTGGGGAATTTGGACACATCCAAAAGGACTGCACCAAAGTGAAATGCTATAG GTGTGGTGAAACTGGCCATGTAGCCATCAACTGCAGCAAGACTAGCGAAGTCAACTGCTATCGTTGTGGCGAGTCAGGACACCTTGCACGGGAATGCACAATTGAGGCTACAGCTTAA